In a single window of the Tellurirhabdus bombi genome:
- a CDS encoding LysM peptidoglycan-binding domain-containing protein: MKNLFLAIFLSFVTTLTFQQATAQTTPQVPDQVQFADMTVRFDNGAKRIIQQDINALILSNKRYWEAKLDRVVLYFPVIEAALLAEEIPTDFKYLAVQESSLTPDAVSASTAVGYWQFKKETATGLDMRVDDEVDERKSIVASTRGAARYLKRSNAIYNNWVSSLFSYYLGATGISKIVPADWNAAKEITLDERSDRYMLRFFAHKIALDGTLPAYRSTNTIALVEYPNGNGKTVAQISGELGVDEYEIRKYNRWILGDQIPTDKEYVLAIPTTNAQLAGVRQKSQPQQRDELTEFKKEAPILAKNETGFPVLQKVAYPAGKSNVVLYEINGLPGIQAQRGDNAASLARKSKISLSSFLRYNDMAERGRITEGEVYYLAKKMRKATVPYHTVRTGETSFTISQMYGLRLKRLLKFNRIDRSERLQVGRVMWLREKRPRNRPVEIINAPTPANQPTRPVVAQNDWGGVPETPNRTANNTIPKNASERKKYTPKLMDGASTSTAPAPQPQPTRSTPPAPVARPTAPKPNETLASSGPVNRSTTSPVSTSTTSSGANTQRVVIIRPSGEQASTTEPTPVEQPVASPPTTYANRTTTPTKTQSTSVASGWETTATPTGTSSAPITRPSVSSTSTASANAGNASTPTTKPTVTSRPSVSGTTKHTVEAGQTYYSISRLYNVTVEEVLAWNNLTPDDKLSVGQKLSIKGAGEPVEVAPVATKTVSTPAKTTPSRTSIGEDILYHTVQKGETMFRISKQYGVTVDQIRGWNELSDIGVKEGQRIKIIK, encoded by the coding sequence GCATCATCCAGCAAGACATTAACGCGCTGATTTTATCCAATAAACGCTACTGGGAAGCGAAACTCGACCGGGTTGTGCTGTATTTCCCGGTGATTGAAGCGGCGCTTCTGGCCGAAGAAATCCCAACTGACTTTAAATACCTAGCGGTTCAGGAAAGCTCATTAACACCGGATGCCGTATCTGCTTCGACCGCCGTTGGCTACTGGCAGTTTAAAAAAGAAACCGCCACCGGGCTTGATATGCGCGTCGACGATGAGGTAGACGAGCGCAAGAGCATTGTGGCTTCCACGCGGGGAGCGGCCCGTTATCTCAAGCGCAGCAACGCCATTTACAACAACTGGGTTTCGTCGCTTTTTTCATACTATCTGGGTGCTACCGGCATCAGCAAGATCGTCCCGGCCGACTGGAACGCTGCCAAAGAGATTACACTCGACGAGCGTTCGGATCGGTACATGCTTCGCTTCTTCGCTCATAAAATCGCGCTGGATGGCACTTTACCCGCCTACCGCTCAACAAATACCATTGCTCTGGTTGAATATCCAAACGGAAACGGCAAAACAGTAGCGCAGATTTCAGGTGAATTGGGTGTTGATGAATACGAAATTCGCAAATACAACCGCTGGATTCTAGGCGATCAGATTCCAACGGATAAAGAATATGTGCTGGCCATTCCGACAACGAACGCTCAACTTGCGGGCGTACGTCAAAAATCGCAGCCACAGCAACGCGACGAGCTAACCGAGTTTAAAAAAGAAGCCCCTATTCTGGCCAAAAACGAAACGGGTTTTCCGGTTCTGCAAAAAGTGGCTTATCCCGCCGGAAAATCCAATGTAGTCCTTTATGAGATTAACGGTTTACCGGGTATTCAGGCTCAACGGGGCGACAATGCCGCTTCGCTGGCGCGTAAATCCAAAATTAGTCTGAGCAGCTTTCTGCGGTACAATGACATGGCAGAGCGCGGTCGGATTACGGAAGGTGAAGTTTATTACCTCGCCAAGAAAATGCGTAAAGCTACCGTTCCCTACCACACCGTTCGCACGGGGGAAACCAGCTTTACCATCTCGCAGATGTACGGACTTCGCCTGAAACGCCTGCTTAAATTTAACCGCATTGATCGCTCCGAACGGCTGCAAGTTGGTCGGGTGATGTGGCTGCGCGAAAAACGGCCTCGTAACCGGCCCGTCGAAATCATTAACGCTCCGACACCGGCCAATCAGCCAACGCGCCCGGTGGTCGCTCAAAATGACTGGGGAGGCGTTCCTGAAACGCCTAATCGCACGGCAAATAACACGATTCCAAAAAACGCTTCTGAGCGAAAAAAATACACCCCTAAATTGATGGATGGAGCTTCAACCAGTACAGCACCAGCTCCCCAGCCTCAACCAACCCGCTCCACGCCACCGGCCCCCGTAGCTCGGCCTACCGCACCCAAACCCAACGAAACTCTGGCTAGCAGCGGACCAGTTAACCGATCTACGACGTCTCCGGTAAGTACAAGTACAACCAGCAGCGGCGCCAATACGCAACGGGTAGTGATTATTCGTCCGTCCGGTGAGCAAGCATCCACTACAGAACCGACTCCTGTTGAGCAGCCTGTAGCCAGCCCGCCTACTACGTATGCCAACCGCACGACGACACCAACTAAAACGCAATCAACCAGCGTTGCTTCGGGCTGGGAAACGACCGCTACGCCCACAGGCACCAGCAGCGCGCCCATCACCCGACCCAGTGTAAGCTCGACTTCAACCGCTTCTGCTAACGCTGGCAATGCATCAACACCAACAACTAAGCCCACGGTCACAAGTCGCCCCTCTGTTTCGGGTACCACAAAGCATACCGTGGAAGCGGGTCAGACGTATTACAGTATCTCGCGGCTTTACAACGTAACCGTTGAGGAAGTACTGGCCTGGAATAATTTAACGCCGGATGATAAACTGTCGGTTGGACAGAAACTATCCATCAAAGGCGCTGGTGAGCCGGTTGAGGTAGCTCCGGTAGCTACCAAAACGGTTTCGACGCCGGCGAAAACTACCCCTAGCCGCACCAGCATTGGGGAAGATATTCTCTACCACACCGTTCAGAAAGGCGAAACCATGTTCCGTATTTCGAAGCAATACGGCGTTACGGTGGATCAGATTCGGGGATGGAACGAATTGTCGGATATAGGAGTTAAAGAAGGTCAACGAATTAAGATCATTAAATAG
- the hxpB gene encoding hexitol phosphatase HxpB: MPIQAALFDMDGLLVDSEPHWRHVEIEVFRTVGLELTEDMCKQTTGLPIDAVVRYWFERHPWTARPPEEVGEEIHLKAYERIGQHAKAMPGVPAILDLFREHTILMAVASASPMHLIEAVLDRLDIRSYFQLWHSATLEKRNKPHPDVYLGTARQLGIEPQNCLAFEDSGSGLKSAHAAGMVTVAVPADYEFNEPKFDIADYKIASLLDFKKENLTRLFIN; the protein is encoded by the coding sequence ATGCCAATACAAGCTGCATTATTCGATATGGACGGCCTATTGGTCGATTCTGAGCCACACTGGCGGCATGTAGAAATAGAAGTTTTTCGAACGGTTGGCCTGGAACTAACGGAGGATATGTGCAAACAGACAACGGGCCTGCCTATTGACGCCGTGGTGCGTTACTGGTTCGAGCGCCATCCCTGGACAGCGCGCCCCCCCGAAGAAGTAGGCGAAGAAATTCACCTGAAGGCCTATGAGCGCATTGGACAACATGCCAAGGCCATGCCCGGAGTTCCGGCCATTCTGGATTTATTCCGTGAACATACTATTTTGATGGCTGTGGCTTCGGCTTCGCCCATGCACCTGATCGAGGCGGTACTGGATCGGCTTGACATTCGATCTTATTTCCAGTTATGGCATTCGGCAACGCTGGAGAAACGCAACAAACCGCATCCGGATGTATATCTGGGAACAGCGCGCCAACTGGGGATAGAACCGCAAAACTGTTTAGCCTTTGAAGATTCGGGCAGCGGACTCAAATCGGCTCACGCGGCAGGAATGGTGACGGTGGCCGTTCCGGCAGATTATGAGTTTAATGAGCCAAAATTTGATATTGCTGATTATAAAATTGCATCTTTGCTGGATTTCAAAAAAGAAAACCTAACCCGACTGTTCATTAACTGA
- the hemW gene encoding radical SAM family heme chaperone HemW: MHLYLHIPFCKQACHYCDFHFSTSLKQKPVLVDALCKELTLQKDYLGTNQLETIYFGGGTPSLLTEKELAQIFETIHRFFSVKAGAEITLEANPDDLQPSQLSMLRQYVNRLSIGIQSFHEPHLRFMNRAHSATEAESCVRLAQDAGFDNLTIDLIYGVPAPDHDIWQRNLEKAIQLNIPHISSYCLTIEPDTAFGRWQQKGRLQVPEDSFAAEEFTMLVDALTTNGYEHYEISNFAKPGWEARHNSSYWKRRSYLGIGPSAHSYNGSSRQYNIANNARYLRALDQGELPCDREILTVADQVNEYLLTGLRTKWGCQVAELNQLLNADFAQQQQKEIASLQQKGWLMLKDNQLLLTTAGKLFADRVAAELFIEE; the protein is encoded by the coding sequence ATGCATCTGTACCTTCACATTCCTTTTTGTAAACAAGCCTGTCATTATTGTGATTTCCACTTCAGTACAAGTCTGAAACAGAAACCAGTACTCGTCGATGCTTTATGTAAAGAACTTACTTTGCAGAAGGATTACTTGGGTACTAACCAACTGGAAACGATTTACTTCGGTGGTGGTACGCCTTCGCTCTTGACGGAAAAGGAATTGGCCCAGATTTTTGAAACGATTCACCGCTTTTTCTCGGTAAAGGCCGGGGCCGAAATAACGTTGGAGGCTAATCCGGACGATTTGCAGCCAAGTCAGTTATCAATGCTGCGGCAGTACGTCAACCGGCTGAGTATCGGCATCCAGTCATTTCATGAGCCCCATCTTCGTTTTATGAACCGGGCGCATTCGGCTACTGAGGCTGAATCTTGCGTGCGGTTGGCCCAGGATGCTGGATTTGATAACCTAACCATTGACTTGATTTACGGCGTTCCGGCTCCTGATCACGACATTTGGCAGCGTAACCTCGAAAAAGCAATTCAACTGAATATCCCGCATATTTCATCCTACTGCCTGACCATCGAGCCGGATACGGCTTTTGGGCGCTGGCAGCAGAAAGGGCGCTTGCAGGTTCCCGAGGATTCCTTTGCCGCCGAAGAGTTTACCATGCTGGTCGATGCCTTGACCACGAACGGGTATGAGCATTACGAAATTTCCAATTTTGCAAAACCAGGCTGGGAAGCGCGGCACAACAGCAGTTATTGGAAAAGAAGATCTTACCTGGGCATCGGTCCCAGTGCGCATTCTTACAATGGATCGAGTCGGCAATACAACATCGCCAACAACGCTCGCTATCTTCGGGCGCTTGACCAAGGCGAGTTACCTTGTGATCGGGAAATACTGACCGTTGCCGATCAGGTAAATGAATACTTGCTGACGGGTTTGCGTACAAAATGGGGGTGTCAGGTTGCGGAGTTGAATCAGTTGTTAAATGCCGATTTTGCGCAGCAGCAACAAAAGGAAATTGCGAGTCTCCAGCAAAAAGGATGGCTTATGTTGAAGGATAATCAATTGCTGTTAACCACAGCTGGAAAACTGTTTGCCGACCGGGTGGCCGCTGAATTATTTATTGAGGAGTAA
- a CDS encoding response regulator: MRFTTILNDSTALKRKLYVALIDDDEDDRQFLAKAFQNIGSQHEFVEFEDGEQFLDSLKQESQLRDVAKNCSLIILDVNMHRIGGFEVLQIVKSNSALKHIPVIMLSTSIEGDQVQKAYKKGANSYLQKPHLMDDYNHLAVSIQTCFLQVPCV, encoded by the coding sequence ATGCGTTTTACTACTATACTCAACGACTCCACAGCGTTGAAGCGAAAGCTTTACGTTGCTTTAATTGATGATGACGAAGATGACCGCCAGTTTCTTGCCAAGGCATTTCAGAACATTGGTAGCCAGCATGAGTTTGTCGAATTTGAAGATGGCGAACAGTTTTTAGACAGCCTGAAACAGGAAAGTCAGTTGCGCGACGTTGCCAAAAATTGTAGCCTTATTATTCTGGATGTGAACATGCATCGGATCGGCGGCTTTGAGGTACTCCAGATCGTTAAGAGCAATTCTGCATTAAAGCATATTCCAGTTATCATGCTGTCGACTTCCATTGAAGGCGATCAGGTACAGAAGGCTTATAAAAAAGGAGCCAATAGTTACTTGCAGAAGCCGCATCTGATGGACGATTATAACCACCTTGCCGTTAGTATTCAAACGTGTTTTCTACAAGTTCCCTGCGTATAA
- a CDS encoding GNAT family N-acetyltransferase: MAIRYELIEGELPDSLEASLLDLHELVFSGQSRADVQAETHEQYSRNLLTCVALDGEQVVGYKMGYLRKKGHFYSWLGCVNPNYRRQGIAENLMRQQHDWCRQKAFQTIRTQTRNQWRDMLILNLRHGFNIIGTLTNADGVIVIVLEKPL, translated from the coding sequence ATGGCCATCCGCTATGAGTTGATAGAAGGGGAGTTGCCTGACTCGCTGGAAGCCTCTTTGCTCGATCTGCACGAATTGGTTTTTTCAGGCCAGAGCCGCGCCGACGTCCAGGCGGAAACTCACGAGCAGTATTCCCGCAATTTACTGACCTGCGTTGCTTTAGACGGAGAGCAAGTAGTTGGTTATAAAATGGGTTACCTGCGTAAGAAAGGCCATTTCTACAGTTGGCTGGGTTGCGTCAACCCGAACTACCGTCGGCAGGGTATTGCCGAAAATCTGATGCGGCAGCAACATGACTGGTGCCGTCAGAAAGCTTTCCAGACTATTCGTACCCAAACGCGCAACCAATGGCGCGACATGCTTATTCTGAACCTGCGGCATGGCTTTAACATCATTGGAACGCTAACCAATGCCGATGGTGTTATCGTGATAGTTCTCGAAAAGCCGCTTTAA
- a CDS encoding S9 family peptidase: protein MKQVLVGLSWLIALGAVAQAPSTSSQNKPVLTVEKIMQDPKGWIGTSPSGVSWSEDSKTIYFDWNPTKAKGDSLYKVVLASDRKPVKVAPTERRVLPGTGTYNPTKTLKLYELNGDIFLLDCRTYKSRRLTNTVENESRPAFSGDQQSIIFTRSNNLFSFSLATGEVTQITQFDLGNKKTEAKPNDQEAWLKRDQLAMFDILKERKDKKDEGAKIRKADQPRRPKLFYTEGKSVSNAVLSPDGRYVTFTLTKAATGAKSTAVPSYVTESGFTEDLPARTKAGAPGASYEFFVYDIQRDTIQAVSVKDVPGIPTLPEYLKDYAKPNAKDTAKAKKPENRKVIYSGPVWSQDSRYAVVVLRSLDSKDRWIMQLDPATSALKLLDRQHDEAWIGGPGMGFAQSVGTMGFLADNQTLYFQSEADGYSHLYTVNVASGEKKQLTKGKFEVQQVEISKDKKYFYLSTNEVHPGEQHFYRMAVTGGDRLRLTSLTGANDVYLSPDETKLAIRYSYSNRPWELFLQELKFDKKGGLVAPTPGGLVSVSTSLSTQLPAVAGLSQLTSSLTDEFKAYPWRDPAVVTIPARDGQTIYGRLYKPQNFNGKTVIFVHGAGYLQNAHKWWSQYFREYMFHNLLVDKGYTVLDIDYRASAGYGRDWRTGIYRYMGDKDLTDHVDAVQWLVKNHGIDAKRVGLYGGSYGGFITLMAMFTAPDVFAAGAALRPVTDWAAYNHPYTFNILNDPQTDSLAYRRSSPIYHAAGLKGHLLICHGMIDVNVHYQDVVRLSQRLIELRKENWELASYPMEDHGFVEPTSWMDEYKRILKLFDEKL from the coding sequence ATGAAACAAGTTTTAGTTGGACTAAGCTGGTTAATTGCTCTTGGCGCTGTCGCTCAGGCGCCATCAACTTCCAGCCAGAATAAACCTGTGCTTACCGTCGAGAAAATTATGCAGGATCCCAAGGGCTGGATTGGCACCTCACCGTCGGGTGTTTCCTGGTCTGAAGATTCCAAAACGATTTATTTTGACTGGAATCCCACCAAAGCAAAGGGCGATTCTTTATACAAAGTGGTTCTAGCGAGCGACCGGAAACCCGTTAAAGTAGCGCCCACCGAGCGGCGTGTCCTGCCCGGAACTGGTACTTACAACCCAACCAAAACGCTTAAATTATACGAACTGAACGGCGACATTTTTCTGCTCGACTGCCGGACTTACAAAAGCCGCCGCCTCACCAATACGGTCGAAAATGAAAGCCGTCCGGCTTTTAGCGGCGATCAGCAATCCATAATTTTTACCCGAAGCAACAACCTTTTCTCGTTTTCGCTGGCAACGGGCGAAGTAACCCAGATTACTCAATTTGACCTAGGCAACAAAAAAACCGAAGCCAAACCCAACGATCAGGAAGCCTGGCTAAAACGCGATCAGTTGGCGATGTTTGATATTCTGAAAGAGCGAAAAGACAAAAAAGATGAAGGTGCTAAAATTAGAAAAGCCGATCAGCCTAGGCGTCCTAAACTATTTTACACGGAAGGCAAGTCTGTTTCAAACGCTGTTCTCAGCCCGGATGGCCGCTATGTTACCTTCACGCTAACCAAAGCAGCAACAGGAGCAAAATCGACCGCCGTTCCTAGTTACGTTACGGAATCGGGCTTTACGGAAGACCTTCCCGCCCGGACAAAAGCGGGTGCGCCCGGAGCTTCTTACGAATTTTTCGTGTATGATATTCAGCGCGATACCATTCAGGCGGTATCTGTAAAAGACGTTCCCGGCATCCCTACCTTACCGGAATACCTGAAAGATTACGCAAAGCCAAACGCAAAAGACACGGCAAAAGCAAAAAAGCCGGAGAATCGGAAGGTGATTTACAGCGGTCCGGTCTGGTCGCAGGACAGCAGATATGCGGTGGTGGTGCTGCGCTCCCTGGATAGCAAAGACCGGTGGATTATGCAGCTCGATCCCGCAACCAGCGCGTTAAAGCTCCTCGACCGCCAGCACGATGAAGCCTGGATTGGCGGCCCCGGCATGGGCTTTGCCCAATCGGTGGGAACCATGGGCTTTCTGGCGGATAACCAAACCCTATACTTTCAGTCGGAAGCTGATGGGTATTCACACCTGTATACGGTCAACGTCGCCAGCGGAGAGAAAAAGCAACTGACCAAAGGAAAGTTTGAAGTTCAACAAGTTGAAATATCCAAGGACAAGAAATATTTTTACCTGTCTACCAACGAAGTACACCCCGGCGAACAGCATTTTTACCGCATGGCCGTTACGGGTGGTGATCGCCTTCGCCTAACTTCCCTGACCGGTGCCAATGATGTGTACCTTTCTCCCGACGAGACCAAGCTGGCCATTCGTTATTCCTACAGCAACCGTCCCTGGGAGCTTTTCTTACAGGAACTGAAGTTCGACAAAAAAGGCGGCCTTGTCGCACCAACGCCCGGTGGTTTAGTCAGTGTATCAACGTCTTTATCGACCCAGCTTCCTGCCGTGGCGGGACTGAGCCAACTTACCAGTTCACTAACCGATGAATTCAAAGCGTACCCCTGGCGCGATCCGGCGGTCGTCACTATTCCTGCCCGCGATGGACAAACCATCTACGGACGGCTTTACAAACCCCAGAATTTTAACGGCAAAACGGTCATTTTTGTCCACGGAGCGGGTTATCTGCAAAATGCGCACAAATGGTGGAGCCAGTATTTCCGGGAATACATGTTCCATAACCTACTGGTAGACAAAGGCTATACCGTTCTGGATATTGATTACCGGGCGAGTGCGGGCTATGGCCGCGACTGGCGAACGGGTATCTACCGCTACATGGGCGACAAAGACCTTACCGACCACGTTGATGCTGTGCAGTGGCTGGTCAAAAACCACGGAATTGACGCCAAGCGCGTAGGCCTTTACGGAGGTTCTTACGGCGGGTTCATTACGTTGATGGCCATGTTCACTGCGCCCGATGTATTTGCGGCGGGGGCGGCTTTACGGCCCGTTACCGACTGGGCAGCTTACAACCATCCTTACACGTTTAATATTCTGAACGATCCGCAGACGGACTCCCTGGCTTATCGCCGCAGCTCGCCCATTTACCACGCGGCGGGCCTGAAAGGTCACCTGTTGATTTGCCACGGCATGATTGATGTCAATGTGCATTATCAGGATGTTGTTCGGTTGTCCCAGCGACTCATTGAGCTTCGCAAAGAAAACTGGGAACTGGCCTCTTACCCCATGGAAGACCACGGTTTTGTGGAACCAACCAGCTGGATGGATGAATACAAACGAATCCTGAAGCTGTTTGACGAAAAGCTCTAA
- a CDS encoding YciI family protein, whose translation MQYVVHAYDFTDEQAYDRRLAARPAHFERARQLKADGHFILGGALLDETGKMIGSMMLVEFDSEENLNNWLQSDPYVVGKVWDRIDVKPFRKADV comes from the coding sequence ATGCAATACGTAGTTCACGCTTACGATTTCACAGATGAACAGGCCTACGACCGTCGTCTGGCTGCGCGTCCTGCGCATTTTGAGCGCGCTCGCCAACTAAAAGCAGATGGGCACTTTATTTTGGGTGGTGCTTTACTGGATGAAACCGGTAAAATGATCGGCTCCATGATGCTGGTTGAGTTTGATTCCGAAGAAAATTTAAATAACTGGTTACAAAGTGACCCTTACGTAGTCGGAAAGGTCTGGGATCGTATTGATGTCAAACCATTCCGCAAGGCCGACGTTTAA
- a CDS encoding MGMT family protein: MAQKRDYFEDVYAVVRLIPAGRVTTYGAIARYLSLRAGARMVGWAMNSSHGHDVPAHRVVNRIGVLSGKHFFGSSTAMQELLEQEGIAVNNDQVQDFDRFFWDPFTELS; this comes from the coding sequence TTGGCCCAAAAACGCGATTATTTTGAGGATGTTTACGCGGTTGTCCGGTTGATTCCGGCCGGCCGCGTAACAACTTACGGGGCCATCGCCCGGTATCTAAGTCTGCGCGCGGGCGCTCGCATGGTCGGCTGGGCGATGAACTCTTCCCACGGACACGATGTTCCTGCTCACCGCGTTGTCAACCGAATTGGCGTTTTGTCAGGAAAGCATTTTTTCGGTAGCTCGACCGCCATGCAGGAGCTGCTTGAACAAGAAGGCATTGCGGTAAACAACGACCAGGTGCAGGATTTTGACCGCTTTTTCTGGGACCCTTTTACCGAACTATCTTAA
- a CDS encoding PhzF family phenazine biosynthesis protein, with product MALRLYQLDAFTDRLFGGNPAAVCPLEEWLPDETMQNIACENNLPETAFYVKTENGYHIRWFTPEVEVDLCGHATLATAYVIFFLEKATDEESIDLDSRSGILRVRREADWLILDFPADSIHTSVQPPALSTSLNIKPIELYKGKSDYLLVYENQQQILDLDPDLAELSTVPARGVIVTAPGDDVDFVSRFFAPQSGVNEDPVTGSAHTTLTPFWAERLGKNELIAKQVSKRGGYLKCSLKEDRVEIAGQVRLYMTGEIEV from the coding sequence ATGGCACTTCGTTTGTATCAATTAGATGCTTTTACTGACCGATTGTTTGGAGGAAATCCGGCTGCTGTCTGTCCGCTGGAAGAGTGGCTGCCTGACGAAACCATGCAAAACATTGCCTGTGAGAATAATCTGCCCGAAACGGCATTTTATGTAAAGACCGAAAATGGCTACCATATTCGTTGGTTTACGCCTGAAGTAGAGGTTGATCTTTGCGGACACGCCACATTAGCCACGGCGTATGTTATTTTTTTCCTGGAAAAAGCCACGGATGAAGAGAGTATTGATCTCGATTCGCGAAGCGGTATTTTGCGGGTTCGGCGGGAGGCCGATTGGCTGATACTGGATTTTCCGGCTGATAGCATTCACACCAGTGTACAACCCCCGGCGCTTAGTACAAGTCTGAATATTAAACCAATAGAATTGTACAAAGGAAAGTCTGATTACTTACTTGTTTACGAAAATCAGCAGCAAATCCTTGATCTCGATCCTGATTTGGCTGAGTTATCGACGGTACCAGCTAGAGGGGTCATCGTAACGGCCCCCGGCGATGATGTTGATTTTGTGTCGCGTTTCTTTGCTCCTCAATCAGGAGTTAACGAAGATCCGGTGACAGGTTCCGCCCATACCACATTGACTCCTTTCTGGGCCGAGCGTCTGGGGAAAAACGAGTTGATTGCGAAGCAGGTTTCCAAACGAGGAGGCTACCTCAAATGCTCGCTGAAAGAAGATCGGGTGGAGATCGCCGGGCAGGTGCGTTTGTACATGACTGGAGAAATAGAAGTTTAA
- the mtgA gene encoding monofunctional biosynthetic peptidoglycan transglycosylase — translation MSQNRPANTFRNTSQPSSANRTYQSGQPIMKSSKTGRWEHFLLSQPTFARFYWGFLKLFFYAFLISIGWVVVLKYVPVWFTPLVISRKIEAISDGKPSKIYKEWRSYDKLSKEVALAVVSSEDQNFPSHWGFDFDEIQDAIKDSKKRKRPRGASTISQQVAKNVFLWNGRSYVRKGLEVYFTVLIELIWGKERILEVYLNVAEMGNMTFGAEAAATRFYGHSAATLSRTEAARIASVLPNPRLFSIQNPSAYTQKRTRQITRQMRYLGGKSYIEKL, via the coding sequence ATGAGTCAGAATCGTCCTGCCAATACGTTTCGTAATACCTCGCAGCCATCGTCAGCTAATCGGACTTACCAGTCGGGTCAGCCAATTATGAAAAGCAGTAAAACGGGTCGTTGGGAGCATTTTTTACTCAGCCAACCTACCTTTGCGCGTTTTTACTGGGGCTTTCTAAAACTGTTTTTCTACGCCTTTTTAATCTCTATTGGCTGGGTTGTCGTGCTTAAATACGTACCCGTCTGGTTTACTCCCCTCGTCATTAGCCGAAAAATTGAGGCCATTAGCGATGGCAAACCCAGCAAGATTTACAAAGAATGGCGGTCTTACGATAAACTTTCCAAAGAAGTAGCGTTGGCAGTTGTGTCTTCCGAAGATCAGAATTTTCCAAGCCATTGGGGTTTTGACTTTGACGAAATACAGGATGCCATAAAGGACAGCAAAAAGCGAAAGCGCCCGCGCGGTGCCAGTACCATTTCGCAGCAGGTAGCTAAAAATGTGTTTTTGTGGAATGGCCGTAGTTACGTACGGAAAGGGCTGGAGGTTTATTTCACGGTCCTGATTGAGTTAATTTGGGGGAAAGAGCGCATTCTGGAAGTTTACTTAAATGTGGCCGAAATGGGCAACATGACTTTCGGGGCGGAGGCTGCTGCAACGCGTTTTTATGGCCACTCGGCGGCTACTCTTTCGCGGACGGAAGCGGCCCGGATAGCGTCGGTTTTGCCGAATCCACGGTTGTTTTCCATTCAGAATCCTTCGGCGTACACACAAAAGCGTACTCGGCAAATTACCCGCCAGATGCGTTATTTGGGCGGAAAAAGCTATATTGAAAAGCTGTAA
- a CDS encoding DUF3109 family protein, translating into MILIEDTVISDDVADKFFVCNLEKCKGACCVEGDLGAPLEASELPVLDEIFPKIKPYLTPEGIKAIEEKGCYEQDWEGDYVTPTIEGRECAYALYDERGVLKCGIEQAYNDGVVDFKKPISCHLYPIRITKYEHYHALNYDRWHICSPACDLGKNLGVPVYKFLKDPLIRAFGDDWYKQLEREIEEK; encoded by the coding sequence ATGATTCTCATTGAGGATACCGTAATTAGTGATGATGTAGCAGACAAGTTTTTTGTCTGCAATCTGGAAAAATGCAAGGGAGCCTGTTGTGTGGAGGGAGATTTAGGCGCTCCGCTGGAAGCATCAGAATTACCCGTCTTAGACGAGATTTTCCCGAAGATAAAGCCTTATCTGACCCCTGAGGGAATCAAGGCTATTGAGGAGAAAGGCTGCTACGAACAGGATTGGGAAGGCGATTACGTAACGCCAACCATTGAGGGTCGGGAGTGCGCCTATGCGCTCTACGATGAGCGGGGCGTTTTGAAATGCGGTATCGAACAAGCTTACAACGACGGCGTGGTTGATTTCAAAAAACCAATCTCCTGCCATCTTTATCCCATTCGAATTACCAAATACGAACACTACCACGCCCTGAATTACGACCGCTGGCACATTTGCAGCCCTGCCTGCGATTTAGGGAAGAATCTGGGTGTACCTGTGTATAAATTCCTGAAAGATCCTTTAATCCGGGCTTTCGGTGATGATTGGTATAAGCAACTGGAGCGCGAAATCGAAGAGAAGTAA